TGGCAGCGCGATCGGGTGCGCGAGGCGCTCGCCGAATCCCGCGGGTTCGTCAGCGCGCAGAACCTGCACGCCACGCTCCGCGAGGAGAACACCGGCATCGGGCTCGCGACCGTGTACCGCGCGCTTGCGGGTCTGGCCGCCCAGGGCGATGCCGACTCGCTGCAGAGCCCCGAAGGCGAGGCGCTGTACCGCGCCTGCTCCACGAGTGGACACCACCACCACCTGATCTGCCGAAACTGCGGGCTCACCGTCGAGATCGCCGCCACCGACGTCGAGCAGTGGGCGCAGCGCACCGCGTCTCAGCACGGCTTCACCCACGCCGAGCACGTCGTCGACATCTTCGGGCTGTGCGCCGCGTGCACGCAGGCCCGAGCGAGCGAGCGTGCCGACGGTTGAGGCCGCCGCGGCACGGTCGGGTACGCGTCCCGGTACTGTCGCGCGGGCCCTCGTCGCGGTGGGCATCGGCCTGGCCGTCATCGCCGCGCTCTTCCTGATCGATGCGCTGGCCCCGACCCTCTTCCCCGCGGCGCTGCCCACCCGCGCGCAGGACGGGCTGACGCTCGCGGTCAGCGTTCTGATCGAATCGCTGCCGTTCGTCGCGCTCGGCGTGATCCTGTCGATCGTCGTGCAGGTGTGGATTCCGCCGGGCGTGATCGAGCGCTGGATGCCGCGACAGGCATGGGCCAGGCGTGCCGTGCTCTCCCTCCTCGGGATGATCGTGCCGGTGTGCGAGTGCGGCAACGTGCCGTTCGCGCGGGGGCTGTTGATGCGCGGCTTCACGGTTCCCGAGACACTCACGTTCCTGATCGCCGCGCCGATCGTCAACCCGATCGTCATCATCACGACGCATCAGGCG
This portion of the Microbacterium pygmaeum genome encodes:
- a CDS encoding Fur family transcriptional regulator, with amino-acid sequence MVQRNTWQRDRVREALAESRGFVSAQNLHATLREENTGIGLATVYRALAGLAAQGDADSLQSPEGEALYRACSTSGHHHHLICRNCGLTVEIAATDVEQWAQRTASQHGFTHAEHVVDIFGLCAACTQARASERADG